CCTCAATCCAGAGGTGCCATGGAGGAAGGGGGCTGAGTAGGGGAAAGGCAGGGGGCATCTGTatggaaagagggagaagggaacCTACAGTGGGGGCCCCTGGGGTCAGCAGGGGAGCCAGCAGCTGTCTGATTTAAACCCCTTGAAGGGGCACGTGTAATCACAATAGCCCCAGTTCTGCTGGGACTGGAGGTGCTGGGGAAGGGTGGGCCAGGATCTCAGGTTCCCTAGCCCCTCAGGGACAAAGGCTCAGATGGGAACAAGCCTAGGCAGCCAGGCTGGAGCTCTGGGCTCCTGGTCTGGCCTGTGTTCCCTCCTCAGGGTCTGGGGCTGGTGATGCCAaaccctgcccctccctgccaggATCCCCATCTCATCTCTCCTCTCCCTGCGGACCACCCACTGATCTCACCGACCCCATCCTGGCTTCCAGCCCCTTCCACTGACCAGCTGAGACCTTCTCTGCTCTCCAGTCCTACCCTTAGGCCCTTGGGAAAACAGAATCTCCCCAGCCCTCTAGTTATTAGAGTCACAACCCCCTGGGATTAGGGTCAGGCCCTCCTCATGCCTCCTGCCCATCTCGAGGTCCCTCTCAAAGTCCCCGGGGTGAACCATTTCCTCCAGAAGTTGGTTAAGAGGAGGTggctggtgggagggggctgTTGTAGATGAGAGGAAGGACAGCCCCTCCCCTTGGCACCTCATCAGGGCCTTCCTGCTGCAGGTCTTGTCCGTGTCACCGCAGCCTCGAGCTCCGGGGGCAGATCCAggcccagggaagcctgggggtCTCTGCGTGGCTGGAGATGAGGCTCGTCCAGGGACAAGGGTGATGACCATGTATCCAGACAGATTGAGCTCCAATTGGAGGACAGGACCCCCATACCAGGGGCACAGTGGGGGCTACAAGAAGAGGGGATTGTGGACCAGACTGAGGGATAAAGAGGGGGGAGATGTCGGGGGGGGGGCTCAGGGTCCTGTCCATGGGCTTGCTGCCATGCACACTCGAGggagaagtggggagaaggtCAGCTGGGATCAGACAGGGTGGGCCTGGGAAGGTGACCGGAGCAGGGCTGGGGTGAAGGGCAGAGTCTGGGGATGTTGGGAGAAGGAGCCAACTGTTGGGGAAGGAGCTGGGGGTTGTGTGGGTGGAAGGACTGACTATGGGGGTTGTCTGAAGGGCACTCCTGACTGTGGCCTGGCTCCCTGAGGCCAGGCTGCGTCCCCCGCCCCactgcccaccctcccccacatCCAACCTTCCAAGTTCAGGGTGGTGGGAGGACTGGGAGGATGGAGCCACCCCATGCTCCGCCCATGATCATGCTCCCTGCTGCCCtccccacatacacacattctAGCCAGGCTCTGTTTCCTGTTTTCAGGCTCCATATCATGAGCAACGGGATCCCCCAGGACACTCTCTGGGCTCCTCAGGCCCCGGGCCCCAAGGGCCCTGTCGCCCTGCCCCAGCTCACCTGAGTTTCTGAGGCCCCAGGATGCCATAGAGGCCTGGTGAGTTACCTGGGGACTGAGGATGGACGGGAGGGACACAAAAAAGACTACAGGTGGAGATTTGCCCCGAGGGAGCTGTGATGGGGCCACTAACCAGAGTCATGGGCAGGCCTTGCTGGTCTGCAAgacaggagtggggtggggggtgggggtgggtagaaATTTgcggtgggtgggagggagcctggggaggagaggtgggccAGCCCAGCTGCTGAGAGGGTGGGGAGCAGGCTGGAGGGTTTACTGGTGGGGCAGAACGCAGCAGTGGGGTGCAGTTAGGTTAGGGAGCATCCCTCTGAGCGCTGCCCTGATGGGAGCTGAGAGCTGCCCTCGGGGACCCTGGGAGTGTGTGGGTGGAggacctggggtggggcctggaggcAGACATTCCAGAGATACTCAGGGGGGTAAGGGGCCAGCTACCACGACCTTTCTCTCGGAAAATTATAAGCAGATGTGGGCGTCTCAGGGAGGCGTAGAGGAGGGAGCCGGGGCAAGTTAACAGAGAATCTGAAACTGGCGGGGCGAGGGGGGGTGCGGGCGGCGGGTGCTCAAGGGCCTCTGCTGCTCCTGAGCTCAGGAGCGAGAACAGACTCCTCTGAGGTCCTTACCTACTTCCCACCCACTGAGCGAGGCCAGGGgtggaggagatggggaggagcCCATTTCCAGATGGCTGGTGGGTGGTCACAGGGAGGTTGTGGCTTCTCCTTAAGTCTGAGGCCAGGCTGGGGACTCCCTGGGTGATAGCACCTAGAGTTGGGTGCAGAGGTATGCTGGCAAGGCTTTAGTAACTGGCTTCGgtggggggatgggtgggggggtggcccTGATTTGTGgtgtttgctgatttccatggtgcCGATTTCCACCCCCGTGCTTCATTTCAAGCTACCACTGTGACAGCACTGAACAAGGAGTTGGGAAGAGAAGTCATGATTGGCTCTCAGAAGTCAGTATGGGCCGTGCCAGAGCACCAGTGGTGAGGAGGGGCCTCCTTCAAGGTCACCTGGACCTAGCCCTACTCCCACCCCATAAAGCAGGAAGCCCCTAACAGTATCAGGGTTGTTTTGGCCTCTGCCTGCCTACATCCAGTGATGGGGAGCTCACCACCTGAGGTCTCTGATTCCATTACAGAACTGCTTTGACCGTTGGAAAGCTCTTCCTCTAACTGAGCCCAAGTTGGCTTCCCTTATAACTTCCCTTCATCAGCTCCAATTTCACACCTTGGTATAATATCAAAGTGCCCTGGGTAGGGGCTGTGCTGGGGATTGGGAATTCAGGCACAGGTCCCTGCCTCTAGAGGTCATGGTCAGGGAACAGGCACTAGAACAGTGGTGTGTGGGTGACTGGTGCTGGGGGTCCCAGAAAGGATGGGAGGGGGCGGTCTGCCAGTGTGGATCAGGAAGCAGGGCAGGGACAGAGGAATGACACTTGGGCTAGACCTTGAAAGGTGAGTGCTTAAAGTGAAGAATGGGGGGGAGGACGTCCAGACAGAGGAAACCGTGTGAGAAAGTCTCAGAGGCATGGCAGTGCCCCACCCGGTCAGGAATAAGACCTGGAGCCTGGGAAGCATGGGCCAGAGGACCAGAGCCTCATCTCTTCTGCCACCCCTGCTTGGTCTCTGCAGAGACTTGGTCCTCCAGGTTTGTGGCTGCAGTGCCCCTCACCTGCTCCACACCTGGCCCTGTCACAGGCCTCAGCAATGTCACCACCTCTGCGGGCCCTCTTTCTCCTggccctgggcctggggctggCTGGAACCCTCAACCCCAAGGACCCCAACACCTGCAGCTTCTGGGAAAGGTGAGAGAGGGCCCCTGCTGTGCCTTGAGGGCTGCAAGGCCCCAGGTCCCCACTCTCCCCACTAGGGCTCCCCTTCCcagttccttccctttctccagcCCTCACCTTCCTCCTATTTTTGCTCCCCTAGATGGGATGCCTCTGACTCCATCCCCATCTTGATCTGCCTCAGTCTCCATCTCATCTGTGACCCTGTCCTTTCTTTATCCCCACCCTTTGTCCCTGTGCGAGGCTAGCTGCAGGACAGAGCACAGGGTAGGAGCCATTCACTGTGGGGCAAGCAGAGGGGCTGGCCCAGGGAGAGCCAAGGGGACAGCGTTGGACAACAAGGCCCAGGGCAAGATTTGGCCAGAAGTGCTTCAACCCATCTCCATCAGCTGGGCCCAGAAGTCAGTTCTAGCTCAATTTCCCCATATAGGGAGAAGGAGGCAGCGGGGAATGGAAGGCTGGAATGGAATATTCCCAGGAATATTCCAACTCTGGGAGGATCCCTCCAGATTGAAGCGGGACAGATGGGGGGGGTCCATCCTAGGCTCGAGGGAACAAGCCTAAATATTCCCCACTGTGGCCAAGCCCTCGCACCCCCACTCCACTCTGCCAGCTcaggcctctccctgccctgggccccgACTCCGTTGCCTGTCTTGCAGCTTCACCACCACAACCAAGGAGTCGCACTCCCGCCCCTTCAGCCTGCTCCCCTCGGAGCCCTGTGACCGGCCCTGGGAGACCCCGCACACCTGCCCCCGGCCCACGTGAGTGCGTGTCCCCCTCCATCGGCAGATGGGTGCCAGAGGAGCTGCCTCGGCCCAGGCCTTGCCCCTCTGTACCCCCATTCTTTTCTCAGAACCTTTAGAGTTCAGAGGAAGCATCTGGCCTCCGGGCACTCAAGGCATGTTGTGTGTGGGGTATGTGTGTTTGGGGTGTGCAGGTGTGGTgtattgtgtgcatgtgtgtggccGGATGGGAGGCAAGGAGGGAATGTTCTATGCTATCCCAGCTCAGAGTGTTGGGCAGTGCCCCAGGCCTCCCCCAGTGCCGCACTGTGGAAGGTTGGAAGCCGAGGCCTTGGCAGGGAGGACTGAGGGCCACCTCTGGGTCTCCCCCAGGGTTGTCTACCGGACCGTGTACCGCCAGGTGGTGAAGACAGAGCACCGAATGCGCTTGCAGTGCTGCCGGGGCTTCTATGAGAGCAGTGGAGTCTGTGTCCGTGAGTCCTGGGTGGGGCCGTGGAATGAGTGGAGCCTAGGCCACCTAGTCCTTCCCTGCCCTCACCAGTGTGGGGCTACTCCTCTGCCCTCCACTGGCCCTGTTGTCTCTAGGGACAAAGCTGCCACTTCATACCTCTGTCTCTAGCTGTCCCTAcgtctctcccaccctctctctccaTGTCCCTCAGCAGTCTCTGGCTCTGCATCTCTGTCTCTGGGCTGCCTGTGTCTCTCTGTCACCGTGTCTCAGGACTCCGTGTCTggctctctctctgactcttccTGTCCCTGTCTCTCTGTTGCTATCTGTCTCGACCTGTCGCCATCCAGTCTCTCCTGTCCCCTGCCCGCAGCACCCTGAAACCCCCAGAGCAGAGCCcgctctgtctgtctctccccttctctcagcCTTGGACCATCACCAGCCCCTACAGAGACCCCTGCCCAGcctgagcccccagcccagcccctacCCTCTCTCTGGACAGCATCCATGTCTGGTCCCTACGTGAGGAAACCCGCCTGCCCATTTCCCAACAAGGTGCTTCCAGAATTTCACAGAAAGGAGCTCGGGAGTCCAGAATCCTGAGGTCTTGACAAGCTCTGACCTGAGTTGCTTTATTCTCAGTCTTTTTGCATCTTAGAGGCAGAACTGCTGCTTGGTGAACTCCAGGTCCCTGGTGTGGGAGGAAGCTGGGGTTAGGCTTCAGAGAATAAAAGGTGGGTACGGCAGGGGTGGAAGCATCTtctcacacacaccccaccccaactCTGCCCCAGCGCTTTGTGCTCAGGAGTGTGTTCATGGCCGCTGCATGGCACCCAATCAGTGCCAATGTGTGCAAGACTGGCGGGGCGACGACTGCTCCAGTGGTGAGTGGCTGGTGGTGACGGCAGGGCATGACCCCTTGTGCCTCCAGGGATGCAGAACCCTTGGGCACACCCTCCCTACCAGGGCACAGGTGCTTAGGGCCCCAGGGCGATCACCCAGCAGAATCCCACTGCAGCCAGCAGCCTTTTCTGGAGGTGTGGTACAGGGGGAGGGGCCAAAGCCGGGCATGGGGGCATGTGTGGGGGCCAGGACACAGAGACGGGGACTaactggaggctggggagggggcaagaCCTCTGGTGACCCCCTTCTGCCCTCCCATCCCACAGCTTGTGCTCCAGGAGTTTGGGGGCCACAGTGTGACAAGCCCTGCAACTGCGGCAACAGCAGCTCCTGTGACCCCAAGAGTGGGGCATGTTCCTGTCCCTCTGGGCTGCAGCCTCCACACTGCTTTTGGCCCTGCTCCCCTGGCAGCTATGGCCCTGCCTGTCAGTTCAGCTGCCAGTGCCATGGGGCACCTTGTGACCCCCAGACCGGAGCCTGCCTCTGCCCCCCAGAGAGAACTGGGCCCAGGTGTGTAACAGGAGGAACACACACTTACGGGATCGCAGACACAGGATGCACGGGCATACGTGGGGACACAAGGGGACTTGGCATCCCAAACGTGGGGATGGAGTCAAGAGGCCCAGATCCTGGTCCCAGCTTTGCTGCTCGCTGGTTGAGCAGCCTTGAGCAAATCATTGACTCTTTGCGTGTTTGTTTccggtctgtaaaatgggagcagtattgtccacctagaagggttgttgtgaagatatCATGAACTAGCGTGTGAGCGAAAGCACGTCCCAAATTGGGGCTGAGATAGGGACGCAGAGAACCCTACTGcaaggcagggggcagggagagttGGGGAGTCACAGGAGGGAGAATGTGCATCTAGCTGGATATCAAAGATCCAGCTTCATGGAGGAGCTCTGGAGTTGAGCCCTCAGGATAGAAAACCATGGCAGGCAGACGTGTTGCCCTCAGAGGGACTAGCGTGAGCAAAGGCAGGGATGGGGCAGAGGGTGCGTGGAGAGCAGACACGCCGCCATGGCTCTTCATTCTGCCCCTCCTGATGGGGCTGGGTATTTCCAGTCCTGGAAACGTttggtttttgtggggtttttttgcggtacgcggggctctcactgctgtggcctctcccgttgtggagcacaggctccggacgcgcaggctcagcggccacggctcacgggcccagccgctccgcggcacgtgggatcttcccggaccggggcacgaacccgcgtcccctgcatcggcaggcggactctcaaccactgcgccaccagggaagccctaaacgttTGTTTTTTGATCCCTGCAGTACCCAACAGGGAAGCGGGGTGAGACTTGAAGGGTGGGTGTGACTCACTGAGCCCTGGAGTCGGGCCTTCCTCCTGGGGAGGGCCTGTTTGTGGTTGACCAGCTCTTGGAGGCAAAGGGGGAAGCAGGTACTGCTTGTTGACATACTGACCTCACCCCCTCTGCCCAACAGCTGCGAGGTGTCCTGTTCACAGGACAATGTTGGCTTCTCCTGCCCCAGCACCCCTCCCTGCCAAAACGGGGGTGTCTTCCAGGCCTCTCGGGGCTCCTGCAGCTGCCCACCTGGCTGGATGGTATGAAGGGTGGGGTCTGTGGGTGTGAATTCTGTGGGTGGTTCTCTTCAGGGCTCCCAGGAGGATGTGAGTGAGGCGGGTAGGCTGTGTGGGCCCTGGAGAGGTTTGAGGGTTTGGGGTGTAGGTGTATTGACGGGTCCTGTGGCCacggggagggggctgggctcCTGGGGCTCTGTCGACCTCTCACCCCCACAGGGCACCATCTGTTCCCTGCCCTGCCCCGAGGGCTCCTATGGACCCAACTGCTCCCAGGAATGTCGCTGTCACAACGGAGGCCTCTGCGACCGGTTCACTGGGCAGTGTCGCTGCGCTCCGGGATACACAGGGGAACGGTGAGTGGTGTCggcctggggtgggagtggcCTGAGGTGGGCCGGGGGTGGCGGCGGGCGGCGTGGCCAGGCTCACTCCCGCGAGGCGCCCAGGTGCCGTGAGGAGTGCCCCGTGGGCCGCTTCGGGCAGGACTGTGCTGAGACTTGCGACTGCGCCACGGGCGCCCGCTGCTTCCCGGCCAACGGCGCGTGTCTGTGCGAACACGGCTTCACTGGGGACCGCTGCGCCGAACGTCTCTGCCCCGACGGCCTCTATGGCCTCAGCTGCCAGATGCCCTGCACCTGCGACCCGGAACACAGTCTCAAGTAGGCCGTGGGCACTGTGGTCAAGGGGTCTGGAGGCCAATGGGAGAGGCCTTGGGTGCTGAAGCCACCGGAGTCACTGAAAGGACCTAGGGCGTGGCAGATGTCAcagaagggaaaggggaggggcctCGGGGACGGGGAGAGACCGCTCTCGGAACAGCACCAAGCCTCCCCGATGTCCCCCTCAATTCGGCGATGCTCGGCTCCCACCACGCGGAGGGGGCGGGGAAGTCGATCTGCGGACCCGGTCTCAGACCGCGTCGCGTCCCCGCCTCCGCCCGCAGCTGCCACCCGATGAGCGGGGAGTGCTCTTGCCTGCCGGGCTGGGCGGGCCTCCACTGCAACGAGAGCTGCCCGCAGGACACGCACGGGCCCGGCTGCCAGGAGCACTGCCTCTGCCTGCACGGCGGCGTCTGCCAGCCCGACAGCGGCCTCTGCCGGTGCGCGCCCGGCTACACGGTGAGGCGCGCCCCGCCGCGAGGGAGGTGCCGGAGAGGCCCGGGAGCCCGCCCACTCCTCTCACTGATGCTCCCGCCCGCTCTCAGGGCCCGCATTGCGCTAGCCTGTGTCCCCCTGACACCTATGGAGTCAACTGCTCCGCACGCTGCTCCTGCGAAAATGCCATCGCCTGCTCGCCCATCGACGGCGCCTGCGTCTGCAAGGAAGGTAATGGGTTGGGGTCTCCCGGAAGGGGATTTGGGGGCGGGGCCATGCGAAGAAGGGAGAGTCCAAGGATAGGGGCAGGCCAAGGCTAAGGGAGAGGCTGCAGGGTTAAGGGTGGAGGCACTGGTCAGCAGCTGGACTGCTGGGAAAGTAGCCAGGCTACTTCCTTCCTGGAATATCCGCTTTGCTTTTTTTCAACCACAAAAATCCCAATTGTCCTTAAAGTCCCAGACCAGAGGTACCTCTTTGCAGAACATTCCTCATCCTCAGAGGTACAGAATCACAGACTGGCAGGTCCAGCAAGGGTCTCGGAGATCTACCATGGGTGGCACGTTGGCAACCTTTAGGCTAGATTCGGACACAGAAATGTTTTGTTTGACTAGCTCTCTATCATATTTAACAAAAGTCCAGTCTCCAGTCCCCACTCCTCCCTATTGTCTTACACGTGGTCTGGAGAACTCATTTAGTTACCTGTTGGGGCCTCTGTAAGCATTTGGGTTTGCTGCCACTCCCCTTCATTTTTCAGAAGAGGCAACCAAGACCCAGAAGGTGGTGGTGGTCTTTCAGCCTTCTGTCCAACATCCAACAGTTTCTATGCTTGTTTCCTATGTGGCCATGGGcatgcccacccccagccccagctcatagcacagagcctggcagagCCAATGCCCAGTGTGTGCTTGCTCAGGAGGGGAGCCAGGTCCCCGTGCCTACTTGCAAGTCCCCTCTTCCAGGTTGGCAGCATGGTAACTGCTCCGTGCCCTGCCCACCTGGTACCTGGGGCTTCGGTTGCAATGCTAGCTGCCAGTGTGCCCACGAGGCAGCCTGCAGCCCCCAAACT
This genomic stretch from Kogia breviceps isolate mKogBre1 chromosome 1, mKogBre1 haplotype 1, whole genome shotgun sequence harbors:
- the PEAR1 gene encoding platelet endothelial aggregation receptor 1 isoform X2, with translation MGRARAPVASAMSPPLRALFLLALGLGLAGTLNPKDPNTCSFWESCRTEHRVGAIHCGASRGAGPGRAKGTALDNKAQGKIWPEVLQPISISWAQNFTTTTKESHSRPFSLLPSEPCDRPWETPHTCPRPTVVYRTVYRQVVKTEHRMRLQCCRGFYESSGVCVPLCAQECVHGRCMAPNQCQCVQDWRGDDCSSACAPGVWGPQCDKPCNCGNSSSCDPKSGACSCPSGLQPPHCFWPCSPGSYGPACQFSCQCHGAPCDPQTGACLCPPERTGPSCEVSCSQDNVGFSCPSTPPCQNGGVFQASRGSCSCPPGWMGTICSLPCPEGSYGPNCSQECRCHNGGLCDRFTGQCRCAPGYTGERCREECPVGRFGQDCAETCDCATGARCFPANGACLCEHGFTGDRCAERLCPDGLYGLSCQMPCTCDPEHSLNCHPMSGECSCLPGWAGLHCNESCPQDTHGPGCQEHCLCLHGGVCQPDSGLCRCAPGYTGPHCASLCPPDTYGVNCSARCSCENAIACSPIDGACVCKEGWQHGNCSVPCPPGTWGFGCNASCQCAHEAACSPQTGACTCTPGWHGTHCQLPCLKGHFGEGCASRCDCDHSDGCDPVHGHCQCQAGWTGTRCQLPCPEGFWGANCSNICTCKNGGTCIPENGNCVCAPGFRGPSCQRSCQPGRYGKRCVPCKCANHSSCHPSNGTCYCMAGWTGPDCSQPCPLGHWGANCAQLCQCRHGGTCHPQHGSCFCPPGRTGHLCLEGCSPGVFGDNCSQPCQCGPGERCHPETGACVCPPGHSGAPCRIGSQEPFTMMPTSPVAYNSLGAVIGIAVLGSLVVALVALFIGYRHWQKGKEHQHLAVAYSSGRLDGSEYVMPDVPPSYSHYYSNPSYHTLSQCSPNPPPPNKVPGSQLFASLQAPERPGGAHGHDNHATLPADWKHRREPPPGPLDRGSSRLDRSYSCSYSNRNGLGPFYSKGPISEEGLRASVASLSSENPYATIRDLPSLLGSPRESSYMEMKGPPSGSPPRQPPQLRDSQRWRRHCQPERDSGTYEQPSPLTHDRDSVGSQPPLPPGLPPGHYDSPKNSHIPGHYDLPPVRHPPSPPLRRQDR
- the PEAR1 gene encoding platelet endothelial aggregation receptor 1 isoform X1 → MGRARAPVRLGPPGLWLQCPSPAPHLALSQASAMSPPLRALFLLALGLGLAGTLNPKDPNTCSFWESCRTEHRVGAIHCGASRGAGPGRAKGTALDNKAQGKIWPEVLQPISISWAQNFTTTTKESHSRPFSLLPSEPCDRPWETPHTCPRPTVVYRTVYRQVVKTEHRMRLQCCRGFYESSGVCVPLCAQECVHGRCMAPNQCQCVQDWRGDDCSSACAPGVWGPQCDKPCNCGNSSSCDPKSGACSCPSGLQPPHCFWPCSPGSYGPACQFSCQCHGAPCDPQTGACLCPPERTGPSCEVSCSQDNVGFSCPSTPPCQNGGVFQASRGSCSCPPGWMGTICSLPCPEGSYGPNCSQECRCHNGGLCDRFTGQCRCAPGYTGERCREECPVGRFGQDCAETCDCATGARCFPANGACLCEHGFTGDRCAERLCPDGLYGLSCQMPCTCDPEHSLNCHPMSGECSCLPGWAGLHCNESCPQDTHGPGCQEHCLCLHGGVCQPDSGLCRCAPGYTGPHCASLCPPDTYGVNCSARCSCENAIACSPIDGACVCKEGWQHGNCSVPCPPGTWGFGCNASCQCAHEAACSPQTGACTCTPGWHGTHCQLPCLKGHFGEGCASRCDCDHSDGCDPVHGHCQCQAGWTGTRCQLPCPEGFWGANCSNICTCKNGGTCIPENGNCVCAPGFRGPSCQRSCQPGRYGKRCVPCKCANHSSCHPSNGTCYCMAGWTGPDCSQPCPLGHWGANCAQLCQCRHGGTCHPQHGSCFCPPGRTGHLCLEGCSPGVFGDNCSQPCQCGPGERCHPETGACVCPPGHSGAPCRIGSQEPFTMMPTSPVAYNSLGAVIGIAVLGSLVVALVALFIGYRHWQKGKEHQHLAVAYSSGRLDGSEYVMPDVPPSYSHYYSNPSYHTLSQCSPNPPPPNKVPGSQLFASLQAPERPGGAHGHDNHATLPADWKHRREPPPGPLDRGSSRLDRSYSCSYSNRNGLGPFYSKGPISEEGLRASVASLSSENPYATIRDLPSLLGSPRESSYMEMKGPPSGSPPRQPPQLRDSQRWRRHCQPERDSGTYEQPSPLTHDRDSVGSQPPLPPGLPPGHYDSPKNSHIPGHYDLPPVRHPPSPPLRRQDR
- the PEAR1 gene encoding platelet endothelial aggregation receptor 1 isoform X4, whose product is MGRARAPVRLGPPGLWLQCPSPAPHLALSQASAMSPPLRALFLLALGLGLAGTLNPKDPNTCSFWESCRTEHRVGAIHCGASRGAGPGRAKGTALDNKAQGKIWPEVLQPISISWAQNFTTTTKESHSRPFSLLPSEPCDRPWETPHTCPRPTVVYRTVYRQVVKTEHRMRLQCCRGFYESSGVCVPLCAQECVHGRCMAPNQCQCVQDWRGDDCSSACAPGVWGPQCDKPCNCGNSSSCDPKSGACSCPSGLQPPHCFWPCSPGSYGPACQFSCQCHGAPCDPQTGACLCPPERTGPSCEVSCSQDNVGFSCPSTPPCQNGGVFQASRGSCSCPPGWMGTICSLPCPEGSYGPNCSQECRCHNGGLCDRFTGQCRCAPGYTGERCREECPVGRFGQDCAETCDCATGARCFPANGACLCEHGFTGDRCAERLCPDGLYGLSCQMPCTCDPEHSLNCHPMSGECSCLPGWAGLHCNESCPQDTHGPGCQEHCLCLHGGVCQPDSGLCRCAPGYTGPHCASLCPPDTYGVNCSARCSCENAIACSPIDGACVCKEGWQHGNCSVPCPPGTWGFGCNASCQCAHEAACSPQTGACTCTPGWHGTHCQLPCLKGHFGEGCASRCDCDHSDGCDPVHGHCQCQAGWTGTRCQLPCPEGFWGANCSNICTCKNGGTCIPENGNCVCAPGFRGPSCQRSCPLGHWGANCAQLCQCRHGGTCHPQHGSCFCPPGRTGHLCLEGCSPGVFGDNCSQPCQCGPGERCHPETGACVCPPGHSGAPCRIGSQEPFTMMPTSPVAYNSLGAVIGIAVLGSLVVALVALFIGYRHWQKGKEHQHLAVAYSSGRLDGSEYVMPDVPPSYSHYYSNPSYHTLSQCSPNPPPPNKVPGSQLFASLQAPERPGGAHGHDNHATLPADWKHRREPPPGPLDRGSSRLDRSYSCSYSNRNGLGPFYSKGPISEEGLRASVASLSSENPYATIRDLPSLLGSPRESSYMEMKGPPSGSPPRQPPQLRDSQRWRRHCQPERDSGTYEQPSPLTHDRDSVGSQPPLPPGLPPGHYDSPKNSHIPGHYDLPPVRHPPSPPLRRQDR
- the PEAR1 gene encoding platelet endothelial aggregation receptor 1 isoform X9, which produces MGRARAPVRLGPPGLWLQCPSPAPHLALSQASAMSPPLRALFLLALGLGLAGTLNPKDPNTCSFWESCRTEHRVGAIHCGASRGAGPGRAKGTALDNKAQGKIWPEVLQPISISWAQNFTTTTKESHSRPFSLLPSEPCDRPWETPHTCPRPTVVYRTVYRQVVKTEHRMRLQCCRGFYESSGVCVPLCAQECVHGRCMAPNQCQCVQDWRGDDCSSACAPGVWGPQCDKPCNCGNSSSCDPKSGACSCPSGLQPPHCFWPCSPGSYGPACQFSCQCHGAPCDPQTGACLCPPERTGPSCEVSCSQDNVGFSCPSTPPCQNGGVFQASRGSCSCPPGWMGTICSLPCPEGSYGPNCSQECRCHNGGLCDRFTGQCRCAPGYTGERCREECPVGRFGQDCAETCDCATGARCFPANGACLCEHGFTGDRCAERLCPDGLYGLSCQMPCTCDPEHSLNCHPMSGECSCLPGWAGLHCNESCPQDTHGPGCQEHCLCLHGGVCQPDSGLCRCAPGYTGPHCASLCPPDTYGVNCSARCSCENAIACSPIDGACVCKEGWQHGNCSVPCPPGTWGFGCNASCQCAHEAACSPQTGACTCTPGWHGTHCQLPCLKGHFGEGCASRCDCDHSDGCDPVHGHCQCQAGWTGTRCQLPCPEGFWGANCSNICTCKNGGTCIPENGNCVCAPGFRGPSCQRSCQPGRYGKRCVPCKCANHSSCHPSNGTCYCMAGWTGPDCSQPCPLGHWGANCAQLCQCRHGGTCHPQHGSCFCPPGRTGHLCLEGCSPGVFGDNCSQPCQCGPGERCHPETGACVCPPGHSGAPCRIGSQEPFTMMPTSPVAYNSLGAVIGIAVLGSLVVALVALFIGYRHWQKGKEHQHLAVAYSSGRLDGSEYVMPGSSRLDRSYSCSYSNRNGLGPFYSKGPISEEGLRASVASLSSENPYATIRDLPSLLGSPRESSYMEMKGPPSGSPPRQPPQLRDSQRWRRHCQPERDSGTYEQPSPLTHDRDSVGSQPPLPPGLPPGHYDSPKNSHIPGHYDLPPVRHPPSPPLRRQDR
- the PEAR1 gene encoding platelet endothelial aggregation receptor 1 isoform X12: MGRARAPVRLGPPGLWLQCPSPAPHLALSQASAMSPPLRALFLLALGLGLAGTLNPKDPNTCSFWESCRTEHRVGAIHCGASRGAGPGRAKGTALDNKAQGKIWPEVLQPISISWAQNFTTTTKESHSRPFSLLPSEPCDRPWETPHTCPRPTVVYRTVYRQVVKTEHRMRLQCCRGFYESSGVCVPLCAQECVHGRCMAPNQCQCVQDWRGDDCSSACAPGVWGPQCDKPCNCGNSSSCDPKSGACSCPSGLQPPHCFWPCSPGSYGPACQFSCQCHGAPCDPQTGACLCPPERTGPSCEVSCSQDNVGFSCPSTPPCQNGGVFQASRGSCSCPPGWMGTICSLPCPEGSYGPNCSQECRCHNGGLCDRFTGQCRCAPGYTGERCREECPVGRFGQDCAETCDCATGARCFPANGACLCEHGFTGDRCAERLCPDGLYGLSCQMPCTCDPEHSLNCHPMSGECSCLPGWAGLHCNESCPQDTHGPGCQEHCLCLHGGVCQPDSGLCRCAPGYTGPHCASLCPPDTYGVNCSARCSCENAIACSPIDGACVCKEGWQHGNCSVPCPPGTWGFGCNASCQCAHEAACSPQTGACTCTPGWHGTHCQLPCLKGHFGEGCASRCDCDHSDGCDPVHGHCQCQAGWTGTRCQLPCPEGFWGANCSNICTCKNGGTCIPENGNCVCAPGFRGPSCQRSCPLGHWGANCAQLCQCRHGGTCHPQHGSCFCPPGRTGHLCLEGCSPGVFGDNCSQPCQCGPGERCHPETGACVCPPGHSGAPCRIGSQEPFTMMPTSPVAYNSLGAVIGIAVLGSLVVALVALFIGYRHWQKGKEHQHLAVAYSSGRLDGSEYVMPGSSRLDRSYSCSYSNRNGLGPFYSKGPISEEGLRASVASLSSENPYATIRDLPSLLGSPRESSYMEMKGPPSGSPPRQPPQLRDSQRWRRHCQPERDSGTYEQPSPLTHDRDSVGSQPPLPPGLPPGHYDSPKNSHIPGHYDLPPVRHPPSPPLRRQDR